The Streptomyces racemochromogenes DNA segment ACCCCCCGATGACACGCTCGCCCCCGCCGTCACCCGGCCACCACCCCGGCCACCGCGAACCGCGAACCGCGAAGGAGCCCGCGTGTCACACCCCCACCGCCCCCGCCGCCTCGCCCTCACCGCCGCCGCCCTGCTCGGCGCAGCCGCCCTCGCCTCCACCACCCCCGCCACAGCGGGAACCGGCGCAGCCACCGGCACCGGCATCACCCAGTACTCCGCCACCGTCCCCCTCGGCACCACCTCCACCGGCACCACCCCCACCGCCTACCAGCTCCAGGACCCCACCCGCGGCGGCCAACGCACCCTCGACGCCCTCAACCAGACCGACAACCCCGGCGTCCCCTTCACCGACGCCGACAACACCTGGGGCGACGGCACCCCCGCCCACCGCCAGACCGCGGCCGCCGACGTCCACTACGCCACCGCCGTGACCTGGGACTTCTACAAGGCCGCCTTCAACCGCAACGGCGTCCGCGGCGACGGCGCCGGCACCACCTCCCGCGTCCACTACGGCAGCGGCTTCGGCAACGCCTTCTGGAGCGACAGCTGCGCCTGCGTCACCTACGGCGACGGCACCACCCCCGGACGCCCGCCGACCTCCCTCGACGTCGTCGGCCACGAACTGGCCCACGGCCTGACCGCCTCCACCGCCCGCCTCGGCTACAGCGGGGAGCCCGGCGCACTCAACGAGGGCACCTCGGACATCCTCGCCACCGCCGGCGAGTTCTTCGCGGAGAACAAGGCCGACCCCGGCGACTACCTCCTCGGCGAGCGCGTCTTCGACGGCCCGCCCCGCCGCATGGACCGCCCCAGCGCCGACGGCGTCTCCCGCGACTACTGGTCGTCCGACATCGCCGCCCTCGACCCCCACGCCGGCTCCGGCCCCGCCCGCCACTTCTACTACCTCCTCGCCGAAGGCAGCGGCCCCAAGGTCATCGACGGCGTCGCCTACGACTCCCCCACCCACGACGGCTCCAAGCTCCTCGGCATCGGCCGCGACAAGGCCACCCGCATCTGGTACCGGGCACTGACCCTCCACATGCGCTCCACCACCAACTACGCCGGCGCCCGCACCGCCACCCTCCGCGCCGCCGCCGACCTCTACGGCCCCTCCGCCCCCGAGACCGCCCGCGTCGCCGCCGCCTGGACCGCCGTCAACGTCCGCTGACCCGGACGGCACCACCACGCGGACGGCACCACCACCCCCGCAAGGCCCCCCGCGCCGGGAGAGGCGCACCCGTGACACCATCGGGAACGTGCTCGACATCGGCTACTCCCTCTCCCGGCGCTTCCCCGACCCCCCGCAGACCGACTACCGCTCCGCGGACGTCCACACGCTGCGCCACGACCTGTTCTGCGGCGACGTCTACCTCGCCGACACCGAGAAGGACACGGAAGTGTCCACAGCCTGGGGATGGGTGCCCGTACTCGACTTCGCCTGGGCGCTGTGCGACATCGTCGAACAGCTCGACGAGGACCCCCGCGGCAGCCGCTCCGCCAACCGCCAGTACGCCGAACTCGACTTCACCGAGTCCGCCGACCGCATGCTCTTCGAACGCCGCTTCGGCTGGGTCGACATCGAAGCCGACTGGATGGCCCCCGAGGAAGAACCCCTCACCTTCAGCCACCGCCTGCTGCGCCGCGAGGCCCGCGACTTCCTCCACGACCTGATCGCCGACCTCGTCGACATGCACGAGGGACTCGGCGACAACCCGGTCATCTGGACGCTCCAGTCCCGCTTCCCCCGCGTCCCCGCCTGAGACGCGCCCGTCCCACCACGGCCGACGGCCCGCCGGGGAAGGTGTCGGCTACCCTCTCCCGGTTGGCTTCAGGCGTCGGCAGGCTTTGAACTGCCTGATGGGGGACGGACTTTTCATGAGCGACACGCATCCTGCCGAACTCTTCCAGCCGCTCGGACAGGACGACCCCGCCACGGTGGGCGGCTACCGGCTCAGCGCCGTGCTCGGCTCGGGCGGCATGGGCAAGGTGTACCTCTCGTACACGCTCGGCGGGCGGCCCGTCGCACTCAAGGTGATCCGGCCCGAGTTCAGCGAGGACGCCGAGTTCCGGCGGCGGTTCCAGCAGGAAGTACGCGCCGCCCAACGGGTCCAGGGCCTGTACACGGCACCCGTCATCGACTTCGACACCGACGGCGCGCAGCCCTGGCTGGCCACCGCGTACGTACCCGGCCCCTCCCTCGCGCACGCCGTCTCCGCCCACGGCCGGCTGCCGCTGCGCAGCGTCCTGCTGCTGACCATCGGCGTCGCCGAAGCCCTCCAGGTCATCCACGGCGCGGACATCGTCCACCGCGACCTCAAGCCCGCGAACGTCCTCCTCGCCTCCGACGGCCCCCGCGTCATCGACTTCGGCATCGCCCGCGCCGCCGACGCCACCTCCCTCACCAGCAGCGGCGTCAGCGTCGGCACGCCCGCCTTCATGGCCCCCGAGCAGGCCTCCACCGGCACGGTCACCGCCGCCACCGACGTCTTCGCCCTCGGCCAGATCATGGCGTTCGCGGCGATCGGCGCGCCCGCCTACGGGGACGGGAACTCGCACGCGATCCTCTACCGCATCGTCCACGAGGACCCCGACCTCAGCGCCCTGCCCGCCGAGCTGAAGCCCCTCGTGGCCCGCTGCCTGAGCCGCGACCCCGCCGGGCGCCCCAGCCTCTCCGAAATCATCGAGACGTGCCACGCCATCTCCCCCGCGCCGCTGCGCCAGGGCGAGGACTGGCTCCCGAAGGCCGTCGCCGGTTCCATCACCGAACGCCTGCGGCTGCCCGAACCGGCCAGGACCCCGCCCCCGCAGCCCTCGGCCGCACCCACCCCGACCGAACTCTCCGCCCCCGCGCAGCCGCCCACCGCGCCGGCCCGGCCCGCCGACTACCCGCTCCGGCCGCCGGCCCCCGCGTACGCGCCCACCCAGACGGCCCCCGCGCCCCCAGCGGCCGCCCCGGGCCACCCCACCCAGCCGCCCGGCTACCAGACGCCCCCGCCCGGCTACCCCACCCCGCCGCCCGGCTACCCGACCGCCGCCCCCGGCTACCCGACCCCGCCCCCGCTCCACCAGCCGGGCTACCCGCCCGCCACCCCGCCGAAGTCCGGGCCCAACGGGCGGGTCATCGCCGGGGCCGTCATCGGCGGGCTCATCGGGATCGCCGTCATCGTCTCCCTGCTCCCGGACGGCTCCGCCAAGGACAAGGGGAGCAGCGCCGCCGGCGACCGCGGCGCCGCCACCACCCCCGCCCCCGGCAGCTCGGCCGCCCAGAACCAGAACAAGAACCAGAAGCGGCCCGACCCCACCCCGGCCACCTACCAGGGCATCGACATCACGGCCAACTACCAGGTCATGCTCGCCGACAACCCGCCGCGCCCGGTCACCGGCGGCAGCAACGGCGTCCTCTACAACGGCGGGGACTTCTTCTACTACCGCGACTCCCTGTTCGGCGAGACCAAGGTCGGCACCGCCAACGGCAAGCTCGTCGTCCTGAACAACGCCCAGAAGGGCTCCCTGGAAACCTGCCGCACCGAGACCCGCTACGCCGAGAAGATCGGCCTCGACCAGCTCACCAACGGCTCCGAGATCTGCGTGCTCAGCAACGCCGGACACATCGCGGTCCTCACCTACCGCGGCAAGTCCGACGCCAAGGACGCCAGCAACTACATCACCGTCGACCTCACCGTCTGGCGCAACGCCGAGGACCCGAAGAAGCACTGACGCCACCGCCCCACCGCCCCCGGCGGCGCCCGGCCCGTACGACCCCCGTCCGTACGGGCCGGACCCGCTACCCCACCACCCGCAGCCCCAGGTGCGCGGCCAGCACCGGAGCCAGCTCGAACAACTGCCCCGGGCTGATCACCGCCCCCGCCAGCGCCTCCACCCCCCGCGCGATCCCCAGCTCCACGGCCCCCCGCAGGTCCACGTCCGCCAGCCGCGCGCCCGTCAGATCCGCCCCCCGCACCACACAGTCCCGGAACTCCACCCGCTCCAGCACCGCAACGCCGAAATCCGGCTCCACCAGCACGCACCCCTCGAACACCACGTCCCGCAGGCGCGCCGCCCGCAGGTTCAGATAGTCGATCTTGCCGCCGCGCACGAGGACCCGCTCCAGCACCGCACCGTGCAACTGCACCCCGCCCAGGCGCGCCTCCACCAGCTCGACGTCCCGCAGCGTCACCCCCGACAGGTCCGTCCCCACACCCCGGACGCCCTCCAGCACCGCGTCCAGGAACCGCGCCTTCGGCAACCGCGCCCCGTCCAGCGCACACCGTCGCAGCGCACAGTCCATGAACCGCGCCCCGGTCCCGTCCTCCGCCCCCAGGTCCAGGTCCGCGAACTCCAGCCCGTCGTAATCCCCGTCCGGCTCCAGCCCCCCACCGCCCCACACCACCAGCTCCGGCAGCCGCACCTCCGGCCGCCGCGCCTGCGCCACCTTCACCTTCGCCCGCTCGTTCCGCGCCATGCGCCCATCGTGGCCCACGGCACCGACAACGCCCCGGCTAACCCGCCCCGCCCAGCCGCGCCAGCGCCCCGTCCGTCAGCCGGTACACCGACCACTCGTCCTGCGGCCGCGCGCCCAGCGCCTCGTAGAACCCGATCGTCGGCGCGTTCCACTTCAGCACCGACCACTCCAGCCGCTCGTACCCGCGCTCCACGCACGTCCGCGCCAGCTCCGCGAGCAGCGCCCTGCCGTAGCCGCCGCCGCGCGCGCCCGGCCGTACGTACAGGTCCTCGAGGTAGATCCCGTGCACCCCCCGCCAGGTCGAGAAGCTCAGGAACCACACCGCGAACCCCACCACCTCCCCGGACCCGCTCTCCGCGATGTGCGCGAACACCGCCGGCCGCTCCCCGAACAACGCCCCGCGCAACTGCTCCTCCGTCGCGCGCGCCTCGTGCGGCACCTTCTCGTACTCGGCCAACTCCCGGATCATGGAGTGGATTTCGGCAACGTCATCAACCACCGCGGCACGGATCATGGCGCCACCCTAGGGTCTGTCGTCAAACTCCCCCTACGCCGGACCACCCCGCCCGCACACCGAACATCCCGCCGCGCAACCGGCCCCCGGCCACGACATCCGGTACCTGGACACCCCCGCGGGACCCCGTGTACCAACTCCCCCATGACGATCAACGGCGGCATCTCCTTCTGGTACGCGACCGGCACGACGGCCCACCAGCCGCCCCGCGCCCCCCTCACCACCGACGCCACGGCGGACGTCGTCATCGTCGGCGGCGGCTACACCGGCCTGTGGACCGCCTACTACCTCAAGCGCGCGGCCCCGGACCTGCGCGTCACCGTCCTGGAGCAGAAGTTCTGCGGCTACGGCGCCTCCGGCCGCAACGGCGGCTGGCTCTACAACGGCATCGCCGGCCGCGACCGCTACGCCGCCCTGCACGGGCACGAAGCCGCCCGTCGGCTCCAGCTCGCCATGAACGACACGGTCACGGAGGTCATCGACGTCGCCGCGAAGGAAGGGATCGACGCGGACATCCACCGCGGCGGCGTCCTCGAAGTCGCCCGCACCCCCGCCCAGCTCGCCCGACTGAAGGCCTTCCACGCCGCCGAGCTCTCCTTCGGCGAAACCGGACGCGAACTGTACGACGCCCCCGCCACCCGCGCCCGCATCGACGTCGCCGACGCCGTCGGCTCCAGCTGGACCCCCCACGGCGCCCGCGTCCACCCCCTCAAGCTCGTCCGCGGCCTCGCCGACGCCTGCGACCGCCTCGGCGTCGTGATCCACGAAGCCACCCCGGTCACCGAGATCGCCCCCCCGCCGCGCCGTCACCCCCTACGGCACCGTCCGCGCCCCCTACGTCCTGCGCTGCACCGAGGGCTTCACCGCCGCCCTCAAGGGCCACAAGCGCACCTGGCTCCCCATGAACTCCTCGATGATCGTCACCGCCCCCCTCCCGCCCTCGGTCTGGAAGCACCTCAACTGGCAGGACGCCCCGCTCCTCGGCGACATGGCCCACGCCTACATGTACGCCCAGCGCACCGCCGACGACCGCATCGCGATCGGCGGCCGCGGGGTCCCGTACCGCTTCGGCTCCCGCACCGACAACGACGGCCGCACCCAGCCGGCCACCGTCACCGCCCTGCGCGACCTCCTCTTCACGTTCTTCCCGCAGCTGACCGGCACCCCGATCACCCACGCCTGGTCGGGCGTCCTCGGCGTCCCCCGCGACTGGTGCGCCACGGTCACCCTGGACGCCGGCACCGGCCTGGGCTGGGCCGGCGGCTACGTCGGCTCCGGCGTGGCCACCGCCAACCTCGCCGGCCGCACCCTGCGCGACCTGGTCCTCGGCGACCGCACGGACCTCACCGCCCTCCCCTGGGTCCACCACCGCGTCCGCCGCTGGGAGCCGGAACCCTTCCGCTGGCTCGGCGTCCACGCCCTCTACGCCGCCTACCGCAAGGCGGACCACCACGAATCCGCCACCCACCGCCCCACGACGACCCCCCTGGCCCGCCTGGCCAACCACATCTCGGGCCGCGCCTGAGGCACGCAAAAGGCCCCGGGTGATCACCCGGGGCCTTCCGCTTCTGTACGAATTCCCTCGATCAGATGCCATCTGACCTGGGACGGAGCCGCCTGTCGGAATCGAACCGACGACCTCAAGATTACAAGTCAAGCGCTCTAGCCAACTGAGCTAAGGCGGCACAACACCACCCGCGACCTACTGCGCGTGGAGCCGCCATCACTCTACACAGCGC contains these protein-coding regions:
- a CDS encoding M4 family metallopeptidase, which gives rise to MSHPHRPRRLALTAAALLGAAALASTTPATAGTGAATGTGITQYSATVPLGTTSTGTTPTAYQLQDPTRGGQRTLDALNQTDNPGVPFTDADNTWGDGTPAHRQTAAADVHYATAVTWDFYKAAFNRNGVRGDGAGTTSRVHYGSGFGNAFWSDSCACVTYGDGTTPGRPPTSLDVVGHELAHGLTASTARLGYSGEPGALNEGTSDILATAGEFFAENKADPGDYLLGERVFDGPPRRMDRPSADGVSRDYWSSDIAALDPHAGSGPARHFYYLLAEGSGPKVIDGVAYDSPTHDGSKLLGIGRDKATRIWYRALTLHMRSTTNYAGARTATLRAAADLYGPSAPETARVAAAWTAVNVR
- a CDS encoding serine/threonine protein kinase, whose translation is MSDTHPAELFQPLGQDDPATVGGYRLSAVLGSGGMGKVYLSYTLGGRPVALKVIRPEFSEDAEFRRRFQQEVRAAQRVQGLYTAPVIDFDTDGAQPWLATAYVPGPSLAHAVSAHGRLPLRSVLLLTIGVAEALQVIHGADIVHRDLKPANVLLASDGPRVIDFGIARAADATSLTSSGVSVGTPAFMAPEQASTGTVTAATDVFALGQIMAFAAIGAPAYGDGNSHAILYRIVHEDPDLSALPAELKPLVARCLSRDPAGRPSLSEIIETCHAISPAPLRQGEDWLPKAVAGSITERLRLPEPARTPPPQPSAAPTPTELSAPAQPPTAPARPADYPLRPPAPAYAPTQTAPAPPAAAPGHPTQPPGYQTPPPGYPTPPPGYPTAAPGYPTPPPLHQPGYPPATPPKSGPNGRVIAGAVIGGLIGIAVIVSLLPDGSAKDKGSSAAGDRGAATTPAPGSSAAQNQNKNQKRPDPTPATYQGIDITANYQVMLADNPPRPVTGGSNGVLYNGGDFFYYRDSLFGETKVGTANGKLVVLNNAQKGSLETCRTETRYAEKIGLDQLTNGSEICVLSNAGHIAVLTYRGKSDAKDASNYITVDLTVWRNAEDPKKH
- a CDS encoding pentapeptide repeat-containing protein yields the protein MARNERAKVKVAQARRPEVRLPELVVWGGGGLEPDGDYDGLEFADLDLGAEDGTGARFMDCALRRCALDGARLPKARFLDAVLEGVRGVGTDLSGVTLRDVELVEARLGGVQLHGAVLERVLVRGGKIDYLNLRAARLRDVVFEGCVLVEPDFGVAVLERVEFRDCVVRGADLTGARLADVDLRGAVELGIARGVEALAGAVISPGQLFELAPVLAAHLGLRVVG
- a CDS encoding GNAT family N-acetyltransferase, whose product is MIRAAVVDDVAEIHSMIRELAEYEKVPHEARATEEQLRGALFGERPAVFAHIAESGSGEVVGFAVWFLSFSTWRGVHGIYLEDLYVRPGARGGGYGRALLAELARTCVERGYERLEWSVLKWNAPTIGFYEALGARPQDEWSVYRLTDGALARLGGAG